In one window of Rhodospirillales bacterium DNA:
- a CDS encoding CoA-binding protein → MEPIPYPDSYLRSILERTRVIAMVGASTNIRRPSYFAFKYLRERGYRVIPVNPPAAGTDLLGETVMADLESIDVPVDMVDVFRRSEEALAITESAIRIGAKTVWMQLGIRNDEAAARAKAAGLDVVMNRCPKIEYGRLNGELGWGGINSGLFSNRRRPLRARTKLT, encoded by the coding sequence TTGGAACCGATTCCCTACCCCGACTCCTACCTGCGCTCGATCCTCGAGCGGACGCGCGTGATCGCGATGGTCGGCGCCAGCACGAACATTCGCCGACCGAGCTACTTCGCCTTCAAGTACCTCCGCGAGCGCGGTTATCGCGTCATTCCGGTCAATCCGCCGGCCGCAGGGACGGACCTCCTTGGTGAAACGGTGATGGCAGATCTGGAATCCATCGACGTACCCGTCGACATGGTTGACGTCTTCCGCCGCTCCGAAGAGGCATTGGCGATCACCGAGTCGGCAATCCGCATTGGTGCGAAGACGGTCTGGATGCAGCTCGGGATCCGGAACGACGAGGCGGCGGCGCGCGCCAAGGCCGCCGGGCTGGATGTGGTCATGAACCGCTGCCCCAAGATCGAATACGGCCGGCTGAACGGGGAGCTGGGCTGGGGCGGCATCAACTCGGGGCTGTTTTCCAACCGGCGGCGGCCACTGCGAGCCCGGACGAAACTGACATGA